The Anaerolineales bacterium region GGTCGCGCAATTGGATATGGTAATTGACGATGGCAAGGTCACCGCGTACCGCGCCAAGGTCAAGGTTTCGTTCAAGTTCGAAGGCGACGGATAAAACCGTCCACCGCGAAGAACGCGAGGGGCGCAAAGAAAAAATAGAGCTTCGCGCGCTTTGCGAACTTCGCGGTTAAGAAATGATTGAAGGGGATCGACGCTGCTAAAGTCGCAATGAAGTACAATTGCGGCTTATGTTTTCCGTTGAACAATTCATCGCGCAATTCAGCGACAAGACCATTGCGCTCTCGGTCTATGATTTGGAATCGGGGCGCGAGATCAACGTCCACGCGGACGAGTCCTTTCACCCCGCCAGCACGGTTAAAGTCCATGTGATGATGGAAATCTTCCATCAGGCGGAGCAGGGAAAAATTTCGCTTGAAGAACAGATTCCCATCTACAACTCGTTCGTCAGCGTCGCGGATGGAAGTCCATTTTCGTTGGCTGTCGAAGACGATTCGGAAAAGTCACTTTACGAACGAATCGGTCAGACCGAAACCGTCCGCGAGTTGACGCGGCTGATGATCGTGCGAAGCGGCAACCTCGCGACGAACATCCTGCTAGACAAGATCGGCGCGGACAACGTCAATGCGTTTCTCGAATCGCTGAATATTCGGAATGTCGCGGTCAGGCGCGGCATGTACGATCTCGCGGCGCTCCGTTCAGGAATCAACAACTCCGCCTCCGCCCGCGGACTCACCCAAACGATGCGCCTCCTTGCCGAGGGGAAAGTCCTATCCGAGCAAGCGTCCGCTGAAATGGTTCGCATCATGTCCGAGCAGGAATTCAACGAGAGCATTCCAGCCCTGCTTCCCAAATCAGTCAAAGTTGCGCATAAAACTGGTTGGTCGGACGAGTTCTATCACGACACAGGCATCGTCTACCCTGAAAACCGCAAACCGTACGCGATCTCGATCATGACAAAAGGCTTTCCAGAAGACAACGAAAGCGAGGCGCACGATTGCATGGCTAAAATATCAAGGATGGTTTACGAAGAAATGATAAATCCAAAATCAAACTTCGCCGCAGTATCGGGGATTGCTTCGTGGCGCGCATCGCGCCACTCGCAATGACAGAATCAAGAGAATTAATATGATCACACTTTCTTCGCTCATCTATTACCCTGTCAAATCCTGCCGCGGACACGAAGTCGAAGCATGGAACGTCGAACGTATGGGACTGGAACGCGATCGCCGCTTGATGGTCGTTACGCCTGAAGGCGAATTCCTCACCCAACGAGAAATCCCCAAACTGGCTTTGATCACACCGACACTGAACGACGGCGTCCTCACCCTCTCCGCGCCCAACATGGATTCGCTTCAAATCGCAATCCGCACATCGGGACATT contains the following coding sequences:
- a CDS encoding serine hydrolase, which produces MFSVEQFIAQFSDKTIALSVYDLESGREINVHADESFHPASTVKVHVMMEIFHQAEQGKISLEEQIPIYNSFVSVADGSPFSLAVEDDSEKSLYERIGQTETVRELTRLMIVRSGNLATNILLDKIGADNVNAFLESLNIRNVAVRRGMYDLAALRSGINNSASARGLTQTMRLLAEGKVLSEQASAEMVRIMSEQEFNESIPALLPKSVKVAHKTGWSDEFYHDTGIVYPENRKPYAISIMTKGFPEDNESEAHDCMAKISRMVYEEMINPKSNFAAVSGIASWRASRHSQ